The following proteins are co-located in the Polymorphospora rubra genome:
- a CDS encoding LysR family transcriptional regulator — protein sequence MLDVRRMQVLRAVVTSGSVTAAAAHLGYTPSAVSQQVAALEKEVGIALLERVGRGVRPTAAGRLLTGHAAVIGRYVAEAETALADLRAGRTGRLTIHYFASVGPTLLAPALARLRREHPGVTIDPRLIGSGDPLPDVERGDADLAIVVRRPGDAPPPGIRVVHLHDDTYRAVVPGGHPLAARRVIDLVDLAGEPWVGSEPAGPCLEPIIDACAAAGFTPDFVAQSEDYATAQGFVAAGLGVGLVPRLGLGTRHPGVTVRPVRHPEPVRAIHVAVREVSLAQPVPRALIDALTDAAAEAD from the coding sequence ATGCTTGACGTGCGACGTATGCAGGTGTTGCGGGCGGTCGTCACCAGTGGGTCGGTGACCGCCGCGGCGGCTCACCTCGGCTACACACCTTCCGCCGTCAGCCAGCAGGTGGCGGCGCTGGAGAAGGAGGTGGGGATCGCGCTGCTCGAACGGGTCGGTCGGGGCGTACGGCCCACGGCCGCGGGTCGGCTGCTCACCGGGCACGCGGCCGTCATCGGCCGGTACGTGGCCGAGGCGGAGACCGCGTTGGCCGACCTGCGGGCGGGGCGTACCGGCCGGCTGACGATCCACTACTTCGCCTCGGTCGGGCCGACCCTGCTGGCACCCGCTCTCGCCCGCCTGCGGCGCGAGCACCCGGGGGTGACGATCGACCCCAGGCTGATCGGTTCGGGCGATCCGCTGCCGGACGTGGAGCGCGGCGACGCCGACCTGGCCATCGTGGTCCGCCGCCCCGGCGACGCCCCTCCCCCGGGCATCCGGGTGGTGCACCTGCACGACGACACGTACCGGGCCGTGGTGCCCGGCGGACACCCGCTCGCCGCCCGACGGGTGATCGACCTGGTCGACCTCGCCGGCGAGCCGTGGGTCGGCAGCGAACCGGCCGGCCCCTGTCTGGAACCCATCATCGACGCCTGCGCCGCGGCCGGCTTCACCCCGGACTTCGTGGCACAGTCGGAGGACTACGCCACGGCGCAGGGATTCGTCGCCGCCGGTCTCGGCGTCGGTCTCGTTCCCCGACTCGGGCTGGGGACCCGCCATCCGGGCGTCACCGTCCGCCCGGTGCGCCACCCGGAGCCGGTGCGGGCGATCCACGTCGCGGTGCGGGAGGTCTCGCTGGCGCAGCCCGTACCACGCGCCCTGATCGACGCCTTGACGGATGCCGCGGCGGAGGCGGACTGA
- a CDS encoding DMT family transporter, which yields MSRLRTWTQVGGLALLWGSTFLWIDLALEAMTPVQVTLARCALGAAALLVACLASGRRLPTRGAIWGHIVVAAFFCNALPFALFSLGQQTIDSAVAGVINATTPLWSVLIGLVIGTERGLRPVRLLGLLLGFTGVVLILAPWQSTGPVGGGVLAIVAAAASYAVGFAYLGRHLVGKGIPTISLSAAQLVTATALTTPLLPAGGLTPIRLGTRTLIVVVVLGVVATGATFHLTYRIIAAEGATNAAAVGYLLPVVAVALGVIVLGEGLSPRIIAGMVVVLGGVGLIRRHQRPPSAPAPALAAQTG from the coding sequence GTGAGCAGGCTACGAACGTGGACCCAGGTGGGCGGGCTCGCCCTGCTGTGGGGATCGACCTTCCTCTGGATCGACCTGGCCCTCGAGGCCATGACCCCGGTCCAGGTCACCCTGGCCCGGTGCGCACTCGGAGCGGCCGCGCTGCTGGTCGCGTGCCTCGCCTCGGGACGACGGCTGCCTACGCGGGGAGCGATCTGGGGGCACATCGTCGTTGCCGCCTTCTTCTGCAACGCCCTGCCGTTCGCCCTGTTCAGCCTCGGCCAGCAGACCATCGACTCCGCGGTGGCCGGCGTGATCAACGCGACCACCCCGCTGTGGTCGGTGCTCATCGGCCTCGTCATCGGCACCGAACGCGGCCTGCGGCCGGTCCGACTCCTCGGACTCCTGCTCGGCTTCACCGGGGTCGTGCTGATCCTCGCTCCCTGGCAGTCGACCGGACCGGTCGGCGGCGGTGTTCTGGCCATCGTCGCCGCCGCGGCGAGCTATGCCGTCGGCTTCGCCTACCTGGGCCGCCACCTGGTCGGCAAGGGCATCCCCACCATCTCGCTGTCCGCGGCGCAGCTCGTCACGGCGACCGCCCTGACCACACCGCTCCTGCCGGCCGGCGGCCTGACACCGATCCGCCTCGGCACCCGGACGCTGATCGTCGTCGTGGTCCTGGGCGTCGTCGCCACCGGAGCCACCTTCCACCTCACCTACCGGATCATCGCCGCCGAGGGCGCCACCAACGCCGCCGCGGTCGGCTACCTGCTGCCGGTCGTCGCGGTCGCACTGGGCGTCATCGTGCTCGGCGAGGGCCTCAGCCCCCGGATCATCGCGGGGATGGTGGTCGTGCTCGGCGGAGTCGGTCTGATCCGCCGACACCAGCGGCCGCCGTCGGCACCTGCACCGGCACTGGCCGCGCAGACTGGCTGA
- a CDS encoding VOC family protein, giving the protein MTSLIRHIDFDCADPYALAGFWAAALDYRLGDDDHPGDPEVLLSPTGDGTGPVLLFLRVPEPKQVKNRLHVDLQPTDRTRDEEVVRLLGLGATQIADHRRPDGSGWVVLADPEGNEFCVERSTAERSG; this is encoded by the coding sequence ATGACCTCGCTCATCCGGCACATCGACTTCGACTGTGCCGATCCGTACGCCCTTGCCGGATTCTGGGCCGCCGCGCTCGACTACCGGCTCGGCGACGACGATCACCCCGGCGATCCGGAGGTGCTGCTCTCCCCGACGGGCGACGGCACCGGTCCGGTACTGCTCTTCCTGCGGGTACCCGAGCCGAAGCAGGTCAAGAACCGGCTGCACGTCGACCTGCAGCCGACCGACCGCACCCGGGACGAGGAGGTCGTACGCCTGCTCGGTCTCGGCGCCACGCAGATCGCCGACCACCGGCGGCCGGACGGCAGCGGCTGGGTGGTGCTGGCCGACCCGGAGGGCAACGAGTTCTGCGTCGAGCGCAGCACTGCCGAGCGGTCCGGCTGA
- a CDS encoding NAD(P)H-dependent oxidoreductase: MHTLIVVVHPDETSLTHQVVDRLVTGLAPLSTAVADLAAEKFDPRFTLDDHLAYNGARGLPADVLDEQQRLERAQHLVVVFPVYWWSMPAQLKGWFDRVFADGFAYRSTAAGVAPALQWLTMHFVPIAATRAEPFARRGYESALRTQLEHGIVDYCGGVRGTFALINGSQGTTPLAMVDAAVGRVIDKIRTDPRALGRHERAREV, translated from the coding sequence ATGCACACCCTGATAGTCGTCGTCCACCCCGACGAAACGTCCCTGACCCATCAGGTGGTCGATCGTTTGGTCACCGGACTTGCGCCCCTGAGTACCGCCGTGGCAGACCTGGCCGCCGAGAAGTTCGACCCGCGCTTCACGCTTGACGACCACCTCGCCTACAACGGCGCGCGCGGACTTCCCGCCGATGTCCTGGACGAACAGCAGCGGCTCGAGCGTGCCCAGCATCTCGTAGTGGTGTTCCCGGTGTACTGGTGGTCCATGCCCGCCCAGCTCAAGGGATGGTTCGATCGCGTGTTCGCCGACGGCTTCGCCTATCGAAGCACCGCCGCGGGAGTCGCTCCGGCGCTCCAGTGGCTGACCATGCACTTCGTGCCCATCGCCGCCACGAGAGCAGAGCCCTTCGCCCGGCGCGGGTACGAATCGGCCCTGCGTACCCAACTGGAACACGGCATCGTGGACTACTGCGGGGGCGTACGCGGAACCTTCGCGCTGATCAACGGCTCCCAGGGGACCACACCCCTGGCGATGGTCGACGCCGCCGTGGGTCGGGTCATCGACAAGATCCGGACGGACCCACGTGCCCTGGGGAGGCATGAGCGCGCCCGCGAGGTCTAG
- a CDS encoding MFS transporter, whose amino-acid sequence MGSPVNPAADATVPLPRLLLVLVPAMLLIPITSDMVSLVLPSIADQFAASTAQVAWLVTGFLLACAVGIPIYGRMADRYGLRLLFTAALAAFAAGSLICAVAPNLVLLVLGRILTGAGGAAIPVLVIVAAVRLLPREKSAIGVGFIAAAGGAGTALGPAIGGGLGQALGWRALFWIMTIAAVLLIPAIRRVLTDPPTRRGGRLDVLGGTLLGASAGLVLFGITQAEGTRGFTGSASWGPLLAGLLAGGLVAWRTRTAAQPFVPPSLFAHRGYLAAVSVIFLAMMVNLTALVLLPLLLIEVNGLTPAQGSLVMIPGGIALAVLSPLVGRLGARGVNGGAVALVGLAVIAISMLVLSTIAGASPVLAGLAILTLGAGFALVVTPVTSAVSQLLPPAHIGTGVGIFQGAQFLGAGAGPALFGVVLSVRQSGASEAVNPLDTGLAAAYSDTFLVLALVGVPAMGAALRLRTVLAARTQQRPEPSAADV is encoded by the coding sequence GTGGGTTCACCTGTCAATCCGGCCGCCGATGCGACGGTGCCTCTGCCGCGGCTACTGCTGGTACTGGTTCCGGCGATGCTGCTGATCCCGATCACCAGCGACATGGTCTCCCTCGTCCTGCCCTCGATCGCCGACCAGTTCGCCGCCTCGACCGCGCAGGTGGCCTGGCTGGTGACCGGGTTCCTGCTGGCCTGCGCGGTCGGTATTCCGATCTATGGCCGCATGGCCGACCGGTACGGGTTGCGACTGCTGTTCACCGCGGCCCTGGCGGCCTTCGCGGCGGGCAGCCTCATCTGCGCCGTAGCACCGAACCTGGTGCTTCTCGTGCTCGGACGCATTCTCACCGGTGCCGGCGGCGCGGCCATCCCGGTGCTCGTCATCGTCGCCGCCGTCCGGCTGCTGCCCCGGGAGAAAAGCGCGATCGGAGTAGGGTTCATCGCCGCCGCCGGCGGTGCCGGGACGGCGCTCGGTCCGGCCATAGGCGGAGGTCTCGGGCAGGCGCTGGGATGGCGCGCCCTGTTCTGGATCATGACGATCGCTGCCGTGCTCCTGATCCCGGCGATCCGGCGCGTCCTGACCGACCCCCCGACCCGACGTGGCGGCCGACTGGACGTGCTCGGCGGCACCCTGCTCGGTGCGAGTGCGGGACTGGTCCTGTTCGGCATCACCCAGGCCGAGGGCACCCGTGGGTTCACCGGGTCGGCGTCCTGGGGTCCCCTGCTGGCCGGTCTGCTGGCCGGAGGGCTGGTCGCCTGGCGTACCCGTACCGCCGCGCAGCCGTTCGTACCGCCGTCGCTGTTCGCCCACCGCGGCTATCTCGCCGCGGTCTCGGTGATCTTCCTGGCCATGATGGTCAACCTCACCGCCCTGGTGCTGCTGCCTCTGCTGCTCATCGAGGTCAACGGTCTCACCCCCGCCCAGGGCAGTCTGGTCATGATCCCCGGCGGGATCGCGCTGGCCGTACTCTCGCCACTGGTCGGGCGGCTGGGCGCCAGAGGGGTCAACGGCGGCGCCGTGGCACTGGTCGGACTCGCGGTCATCGCGATCTCCATGCTCGTGCTCTCCACCATCGCCGGCGCCTCCCCGGTGCTCGCCGGCCTGGCCATCCTCACCCTCGGTGCCGGGTTCGCGCTCGTGGTGACTCCGGTCACCAGCGCGGTCAGCCAGCTACTGCCGCCGGCACACATCGGCACCGGAGTGGGCATCTTCCAAGGTGCACAGTTCCTCGGCGCCGGCGCCGGACCCGCACTGTTCGGTGTCGTCCTGTCTGTCCGGCAGTCAGGCGCGAGCGAGGCGGTCAACCCCCTCGACACCGGGCTCGCCGCCGCCTACTCCGACACCTTCCTTGTCCTCGCCCTGGTTGGCGTGCCGGCAATGGGCGCAGCGCTGCGGCTGCGCACCGTACTCGCCGCCCGAACGCAGCAACGGCCCGAACCTTCTGCCGCCGATGTCTAG
- a CDS encoding Rrf2 family transcriptional regulator produces MGEPIGHERDRMSLSTRTAVAVHALTFLARWHDDGLQPSAKIAESLESNPVLVRRILGMLQAKGLVTALEGSGGGWQLARSAERITLRDAYAAVEDGTSILPTHAHPPSRNCVIGRHMQALLENEFTAAQSAMEERLTQTSIADMLDRVLGRERTGPAADR; encoded by the coding sequence GTGGGCGAGCCGATCGGCCACGAGAGGGATCGGATGAGCCTGAGTACCCGCACCGCGGTCGCGGTCCACGCGTTGACCTTCCTGGCCAGGTGGCACGATGACGGGCTGCAGCCGTCGGCGAAGATCGCCGAGAGTCTGGAGAGCAACCCGGTTCTGGTGCGCCGCATCCTGGGCATGCTTCAGGCCAAAGGTCTTGTCACCGCCCTGGAGGGCAGCGGCGGAGGGTGGCAGTTGGCCCGGTCCGCCGAGCGGATCACACTGCGTGATGCCTACGCGGCCGTCGAGGACGGCACCTCGATCCTGCCGACCCATGCCCATCCGCCGAGCCGGAACTGCGTGATCGGCCGCCACATGCAAGCCCTGCTGGAGAACGAGTTCACCGCCGCACAGTCGGCGATGGAAGAGCGCCTGACGCAGACCAGCATCGCGGACATGCTCGACCGGGTACTGGGCCGCGAGCGAACCGGCCCCGCCGCCGACCGATAA
- a CDS encoding DUF6223 family protein — MFALMAGTFGAVAGGFVIATADGGPGTGNGIVGGYAALFLGLTGVVLGGSALARGRGGRRA; from the coding sequence GTGTTCGCCTTGATGGCCGGGACGTTCGGCGCCGTCGCCGGCGGATTCGTGATCGCCACCGCCGACGGTGGTCCCGGCACCGGCAACGGCATCGTCGGTGGTTACGCCGCCCTGTTTCTCGGGCTGACCGGCGTCGTACTCGGCGGGTCGGCCCTGGCCCGCGGCCGCGGCGGGCGCCGGGCCTGA
- a CDS encoding GNAT family N-acetyltransferase: MHAWTTRPETAEDIPAIRAINLAAFPGVEEAGIVDALRADPQAWIDGLSMIATAPDGTPVGHALLTRCHVDGAPALTLGPCAVLPSAQRTGAGSAAIRASLDAARAMGENLVLVLGHASYYPRFGFTPASRFGIRAPFEVPDEAMMAMALDNTRPIAAGTIRYPAAFGV; this comes from the coding sequence ATGCACGCCTGGACCACCCGCCCCGAGACCGCCGAAGACATCCCCGCCATCCGCGCGATCAACCTCGCCGCCTTCCCCGGCGTCGAAGAGGCCGGCATCGTCGACGCGCTGCGCGCCGACCCGCAGGCGTGGATCGACGGCCTGTCCATGATCGCCACCGCCCCGGACGGCACCCCGGTCGGGCACGCGCTACTCACCCGCTGCCACGTCGACGGCGCCCCCGCCCTCACCCTGGGCCCGTGCGCGGTACTGCCGTCCGCCCAGCGCACCGGCGCCGGCTCCGCCGCCATCCGCGCCTCCCTGGACGCCGCCCGGGCCATGGGAGAGAACCTCGTCCTCGTCCTGGGCCATGCCAGCTACTACCCGCGGTTCGGCTTCACCCCCGCCTCCCGCTTCGGCATCCGCGCCCCCTTCGAGGTCCCCGACGAGGCCATGATGGCCATGGCCCTCGACAACACCCGCCCGATCGCCGCCGGCACGATCCGGTACCCCGCCGCGTTCGGCGTCTGA
- a CDS encoding SRPBCC domain-containing protein: MDHIRREIFIKATVEHVWELITRAEHVQVWFAFDGAEIDLRPGGALVHTWKEHGSFRGVIEQIDPPTVFSYRYSSVPDEDPRPGYQTLVTFTLAADGDGTRLTVVESGFDELAMGPEQQRIHLQGAADGWAGGLSALQEHAATVCPRDDDPAAN, translated from the coding sequence GTGGACCACATCCGGCGCGAAATCTTCATCAAGGCCACAGTCGAGCACGTGTGGGAGCTGATCACGCGGGCCGAGCACGTCCAGGTCTGGTTCGCCTTCGACGGCGCGGAAATCGACCTGCGGCCGGGTGGCGCGCTCGTCCACACCTGGAAGGAGCACGGCTCCTTCCGAGGCGTCATCGAGCAGATCGATCCACCCACGGTCTTCTCCTACCGATACTCGTCCGTGCCGGACGAGGACCCGCGGCCGGGATACCAGACCCTGGTGACGTTCACCCTTGCCGCCGACGGTGATGGCACACGTCTGACCGTGGTCGAGAGTGGGTTCGACGAGCTGGCCATGGGCCCCGAGCAGCAACGCATCCATCTCCAGGGCGCAGCCGACGGATGGGCTGGCGGCCTGTCGGCGCTGCAGGAGCACGCGGCAACGGTCTGCCCCCGTGACGATGACCCGGCCGCGAACTGA
- a CDS encoding ArsR/SmtB family transcription factor produces the protein MTRPRTEVLAALADPTRWQVLQLLAERGEQTATRLAGLLPVSRPAVIKHLTTLQQHELVSSRRLGREVLYSANPSRLIETARWMETVGTTWQASLLRLRALAEGTGQSR, from the coding sequence ATGACCCGGCCGCGAACTGAGGTACTGGCGGCGTTGGCCGACCCCACCCGCTGGCAGGTTCTGCAACTGCTCGCAGAACGAGGCGAGCAAACGGCCACCCGGCTGGCCGGCTTGCTACCGGTCAGCCGGCCAGCAGTGATCAAACATCTCACCACGCTGCAGCAGCACGAGCTGGTATCCAGTCGCCGGCTCGGTCGCGAGGTGCTCTACAGCGCGAACCCGTCCCGACTGATCGAGACCGCACGGTGGATGGAGACCGTCGGCACGACCTGGCAGGCCAGCCTTCTGCGACTCAGGGCGCTGGCGGAGGGCACCGGGCAATCCAGGTAG
- a CDS encoding glycoside hydrolase family 113 — protein sequence MLISGDVPRLMAAAGCALDLGLDVYLRPDPTDLPRTTLLERLDSAAAQAEVLRRAYPGRVTLVVGSEFSHTAPGIVPGPRSFLRLQLIIRFHRLLRRRIARRLNTLLTRAVTVARGRFDGPLTYASAGWERVDWTLFDVVGISFYRSRRNAATYVDRLRDLVRRHGKPVVITEFGCGAFAGADQRGAGSFQIVNWFADPPRVSDDHPRDESVQARYLADLISLYDTEGVRGCFVFTFAMPDFPHRSDPNLDLDKAGFGVMAACADGTYRRKQAFHAVADSYRGIAAADGDAHRR from the coding sequence ATGCTCATCAGCGGTGACGTGCCGCGGCTGATGGCGGCCGCCGGCTGCGCACTCGACCTCGGTCTGGATGTCTACCTGCGTCCCGATCCCACCGACCTGCCTCGAACGACGCTGCTGGAACGGTTGGATTCTGCCGCCGCGCAGGCCGAAGTCCTTCGCCGTGCGTACCCGGGCCGGGTCACGCTCGTGGTCGGCAGCGAGTTCTCGCACACCGCCCCCGGCATCGTGCCCGGGCCGCGGTCGTTCCTGCGCCTGCAACTGATCATCCGGTTCCACCGCCTGCTGCGTCGCCGTATCGCGCGACGGCTCAACACACTGCTCACCCGCGCCGTGACGGTCGCGCGGGGTCGCTTCGACGGGCCGCTCACCTATGCCAGCGCCGGGTGGGAACGCGTCGACTGGACGTTGTTCGACGTGGTCGGGATCAGTTTCTACCGTTCCCGCCGCAACGCCGCCACCTATGTCGATCGCCTCCGCGACCTCGTTCGTCGCCACGGCAAGCCGGTCGTGATCACCGAGTTCGGGTGCGGCGCCTTCGCCGGAGCCGATCAGCGCGGCGCGGGCTCCTTCCAGATCGTCAACTGGTTCGCCGACCCGCCCCGCGTCTCGGACGACCATCCCCGCGACGAGAGCGTCCAGGCTCGCTACCTGGCAGATCTGATCAGCCTCTACGACACCGAAGGGGTACGAGGCTGCTTCGTCTTCACATTCGCCATGCCCGACTTCCCTCACCGGTCCGATCCGAACCTCGATCTCGACAAGGCCGGCTTCGGCGTCATGGCCGCCTGCGCCGACGGCACATACCGGCGCAAGCAGGCCTTTCACGCCGTCGCCGACTCGTACCGCGGTATCGCCGCAGCGGACGGAGACGCGCATCGCCGCTAG
- a CDS encoding class I SAM-dependent methyltransferase — MDLTGLQRHLPAGAAVLDLGCGCGVPVARTLADAGHRVTGVDLSEVQIDRARRLVPHATFLHGDATQVAFPDRTFDAVVCLYALIHLPIDAQPRLLHRIATWLRPGGLFLATTGAREWTGAEDNWLGGTATMWWSQADAATYRTWITEAGLDIESEHFVPEGGGGHQLFWARRSH; from the coding sequence GTGGATCTCACCGGCCTGCAGCGACACCTCCCTGCCGGCGCCGCCGTCCTGGACCTCGGCTGCGGCTGCGGAGTCCCCGTCGCCAGGACGCTCGCCGACGCCGGTCACCGGGTGACCGGCGTCGACCTCAGCGAGGTTCAGATCGACCGTGCCCGCCGACTCGTCCCCCACGCCACCTTCCTGCACGGCGACGCCACCCAGGTCGCATTCCCCGACCGGACGTTCGACGCGGTTGTCTGCCTCTACGCGCTCATCCACCTGCCGATCGACGCGCAGCCACGCCTGCTCCACCGCATCGCCACCTGGCTACGGCCCGGCGGGCTCTTCCTGGCGACCACCGGAGCCCGGGAGTGGACCGGAGCCGAGGACAACTGGCTCGGCGGTACGGCCACCATGTGGTGGAGCCAGGCCGACGCCGCCACCTACCGTACGTGGATCACCGAGGCCGGCCTGGACATCGAGTCCGAGCATTTCGTTCCCGAAGGAGGCGGTGGCCACCAGCTCTTCTGGGCCCGTCGAAGCCACTGA
- a CDS encoding TetR/AcrR family transcriptional regulator yields the protein MVPRPSTSGRRAPRSRAQRQQETREALILAALNAFTRDGYHAASLEGIANEAGFSKGAVYSNFDGKAELFLAVLDHNLEMLRGGGWDPFAAAESDADPPVPDAATDDAARMVRGFSLATLEFIATAARDDTLIDALRQRVQVMIDAYGRVAATGRPTGEVLPVDDVAHLMAAFDQGVSVLTLSGIASMDGALMRTGLRRLMDPAGAASEPAPRRDGHVPSRPDVQAVRKLMRDLPDS from the coding sequence ATGGTTCCCCGCCCCTCGACCTCCGGGCGCCGCGCGCCGCGCAGCCGGGCACAGCGCCAGCAGGAGACCCGCGAAGCGCTCATCCTGGCGGCACTGAACGCGTTCACCCGCGACGGCTACCACGCGGCGAGCCTGGAGGGGATAGCCAACGAGGCCGGCTTCTCCAAAGGCGCGGTCTACTCGAACTTCGACGGCAAGGCAGAACTGTTCCTGGCGGTGCTGGACCACAACCTGGAGATGCTGCGCGGCGGCGGCTGGGACCCGTTCGCGGCGGCGGAGAGTGACGCCGACCCGCCCGTACCGGACGCCGCGACCGACGACGCGGCGCGGATGGTGCGGGGGTTCAGCCTGGCGACACTGGAGTTCATCGCCACCGCCGCCCGCGACGACACGCTCATCGATGCGCTACGGCAACGCGTCCAGGTGATGATCGACGCCTACGGGCGGGTCGCCGCCACCGGTCGACCGACCGGCGAAGTCCTTCCGGTCGACGACGTCGCCCACCTCATGGCCGCGTTCGACCAGGGAGTATCGGTCCTCACGCTCAGCGGCATCGCCTCCATGGACGGCGCGCTGATGCGAACCGGCCTGCGCCGACTCATGGACCCGGCGGGCGCCGCGAGCGAACCGGCACCACGACGCGACGGTCACGTCCCGTCACGACCGGACGTCCAGGCGGTACGAAAACTGATGCGCGACCTGCCCGACTCCTGA
- a CDS encoding ABC transporter ATP-binding protein codes for MSSAVLEVEGLTRRFGQVVANDRIGLRVRRGEVVGLLGHNGAGKTTLVSQIVGLLRPDAGSVRVAGVDAIADPATARRCVALQAQGQAPLDGLTPRTAIEIAGRLRGMSRTDARSAAHALADELDIGEWFNRRATPDGGGLSGGIRRLTAFAMAAVAKAPLVILDEPTNDVDAARRRRLWKTVRRLGDEGAGVLLVTHNVVEAERVVDDLVVLDRGRVVASGSPNQLRGTGDHDLRLELALQPDGGDPSESSGEVPIPVVRRVRVGRRVLMTIDAADAEAAVAWATSLRADKRIDGYALAPATLEDAYLAATTDTAPPATTTQEATDV; via the coding sequence ATGAGCAGCGCAGTACTGGAGGTGGAGGGCCTGACCAGGCGGTTCGGGCAGGTTGTCGCCAACGACCGCATCGGGCTACGCGTACGCCGAGGAGAGGTGGTCGGCCTGCTGGGACACAACGGAGCCGGCAAGACCACACTGGTCTCGCAGATCGTCGGGCTGCTCCGACCCGATGCCGGATCGGTCCGGGTGGCCGGTGTGGACGCGATCGCCGACCCGGCGACCGCGCGACGCTGCGTCGCGCTGCAAGCCCAGGGGCAGGCACCGCTCGACGGCCTGACTCCCAGGACGGCCATCGAGATCGCCGGCCGGCTTCGCGGGATGTCCCGCACCGACGCGAGAAGCGCCGCGCATGCCCTGGCCGACGAACTCGACATCGGCGAGTGGTTCAACCGCCGCGCTACACCGGACGGTGGCGGCCTGTCCGGTGGCATCCGCCGACTCACCGCGTTCGCCATGGCCGCCGTCGCGAAAGCGCCACTGGTCATCCTCGACGAGCCGACCAACGACGTGGACGCGGCCCGGCGCCGACGACTGTGGAAGACAGTACGCCGGCTCGGCGACGAGGGCGCCGGCGTCCTGCTCGTCACCCACAACGTCGTCGAAGCGGAACGCGTCGTCGACGACCTCGTGGTCCTCGACCGCGGCAGGGTCGTCGCCTCCGGATCACCGAACCAGCTCCGCGGGACCGGCGACCACGACCTGCGACTCGAGCTCGCACTGCAGCCGGACGGCGGCGACCCGTCCGAGTCCTCCGGCGAGGTGCCGATCCCGGTCGTCCGCCGCGTCCGCGTCGGCCGGCGGGTGCTGATGACCATCGACGCGGCCGACGCCGAAGCCGCCGTCGCCTGGGCCACGAGCCTGCGCGCGGACAAGCGCATCGACGGCTACGCGCTGGCCCCCGCCACGCTCGAGGACGCCTACCTCGCCGCCACGACCGACACCGCCCCGCCGGCCACTACCACGCAGGAAGCCACCGATGTCTGA
- a CDS encoding ABC transporter permease, which translates to MSEVTTAPTLAPTHTRIPPRTAPWTTYGTLLRWTIAQTGAMLPFVIVVQALLAAGIIVGFGFLIPDIDTASARFLSTGAPTVLLMVVGLVMVPQGVAQARASGTFAYLRALPVPRPLLLLADLTVWLAVALPSVAVAVIVAQLRYGFSYAFDWPLLVTVSVLTAATATAVGYAIAVTLPPLLTQLTTQVLVFFVMLFSPVTFPAGQLPAWFRTVHDVLPFRPAADLLRAGLLSDSHTASRQDLVVLIAWCAVGLAVSIRAMVRRA; encoded by the coding sequence ATGTCTGAAGTGACGACCGCCCCCACACTCGCGCCGACGCATACCCGCATCCCGCCACGCACCGCCCCGTGGACGACGTACGGGACCCTGCTGCGCTGGACGATCGCCCAGACCGGCGCGATGCTGCCTTTCGTCATCGTCGTACAGGCGCTGCTCGCCGCCGGAATCATCGTCGGGTTCGGGTTCCTCATCCCCGACATCGACACCGCGTCGGCCCGATTCCTGTCCACCGGCGCACCCACGGTGCTGCTCATGGTCGTGGGGCTCGTCATGGTGCCCCAGGGCGTGGCGCAGGCACGCGCCAGCGGCACGTTCGCCTACCTGCGGGCGCTACCGGTGCCGCGCCCGTTGCTGCTGCTGGCCGACCTGACGGTGTGGCTGGCGGTCGCCCTGCCCAGCGTCGCCGTCGCGGTGATCGTGGCCCAACTGCGGTACGGCTTCAGCTACGCCTTCGACTGGCCCCTCCTGGTGACCGTATCCGTCCTGACCGCGGCGACCGCCACCGCGGTCGGCTACGCGATCGCGGTGACGCTGCCCCCGCTGCTGACCCAGCTCACGACCCAGGTGCTGGTGTTCTTCGTGATGCTGTTCTCGCCGGTCACCTTCCCCGCCGGCCAGCTCCCCGCGTGGTTCCGGACGGTCCACGATGTGCTCCCGTTCCGACCAGCGGCCGACCTGCTCCGCGCCGGGCTGCTGTCGGACAGCCACACCGCGAGCCGGCAGGACCTCGTCGTACTTATCGCATGGTGCGCGGTCGGTCTCGCGGTGAGCATCCGCGCCATGGTTCGCCGTGCCTGA